A DNA window from Helianthus annuus cultivar XRQ/B chromosome 15, HanXRQr2.0-SUNRISE, whole genome shotgun sequence contains the following coding sequences:
- the LOC110914320 gene encoding alpha/beta-gliadin A-IV-like, whose translation MGGPSNQVSEVESAPFTPPLPMGYENPIPSYADAAAYNPFEQPAYSGYNYYNAPSVDPYLEASNYNALHPEGPFQAAYPTGYPVYGYQYPPPPQPPQQQQPQPPQIQPPQQQEILQRLHEVEQQVEEECRSRFTMQSSYMAESDEVNSHPRENNDTTRVNVAGAELQALIDNAVTRALDRQFNESSGTRSRTQSVPHTKPPSKTHTSHKSDSHHSSN comes from the exons atgggtgggccttcaaaccAAGTTTCCGAGGTCGAATCTGCGCCATTCACACCACCACTGCCCATGGGTTATGAAAACCCAATCCCTTCCTACGCCGATGCAGCGGCgtataacccgtttgagcagccagctTACTCGGGTTACAACTACTACAATGCCCCTAGTGTTGACCCTTACCTTGAGGCATCCAACTACAATGCTCTTCATCCTGAAGGACCCTTTCAGGCTGCATACCCAACTGGGTACCCGGTATATGGGTATCAATacccaccacctcctcaacctccgcagcagcagcagccgcagCCGCCACAGATTCAACCACCGCAGCAGCAGGAAATCCTTCAGCGGTTGCACGAGGTGGAGCAACAGGTTGAAGAGGAGTGTAGGAGCCGCT TTACCATG caatcaagctacatggctgaaTCAGATGAAGTTAATAGTCACCCGAGGGAGAATAATGATACCACCAGAGTTAATGTGGCTGGTGCAGAACTACaggcattaatagataatgccgTTACTCGAGCCCTTGACAGACAGTTTAATGAGTCAAGTGGAACACGTTCCAGAACTCAATCTGTACCTCATACAAAACCACCCTCCAAGACTCATACATCCCACAAGAGCGATTCTCATCATTCATCAAATTAA